A genome region from Streptomyces sp. S4.7 includes the following:
- a CDS encoding phosphatase PAP2 family protein — protein sequence MQSPAVPPAPRPASPAPSTPPGPVTTARVGAVLGVASLILLALVAPEWGPLLTLDRTVAVDLHRWAVAEPGLTHANRILTGWVWDPWTMRLLTAVAFFVLWFRRERLLACWVALTSLVGALVSQGLKAAVGRERPSWPDPVDSAHFAAFPSGHAMTAAVTVGTLLWLLRRHGVSGPLWRVALVVGVVSVLGVGFTRVWLGVHWSSDVVAGWLFGACLVALSVATYEGRALSRWW from the coding sequence ATGCAATCCCCCGCGGTCCCCCCGGCGCCACGGCCGGCCTCGCCGGCACCGTCCACACCGCCCGGACCCGTGACGACGGCCCGCGTCGGCGCGGTGCTCGGTGTGGCCTCCCTGATCCTGCTGGCGCTCGTCGCCCCCGAGTGGGGCCCGCTGCTCACCCTGGACCGGACCGTAGCGGTGGATCTGCACCGGTGGGCGGTCGCCGAGCCGGGGCTCACCCACGCGAACCGGATCCTCACGGGCTGGGTGTGGGACCCGTGGACGATGCGTCTGCTGACCGCTGTCGCCTTCTTCGTCCTCTGGTTCCGCCGCGAGCGCCTGCTCGCCTGCTGGGTCGCCCTGACGAGCCTGGTGGGCGCCCTGGTGTCGCAGGGGCTGAAGGCCGCCGTCGGCCGCGAGCGCCCCAGTTGGCCCGACCCGGTCGACTCGGCGCATTTCGCGGCGTTCCCCTCGGGCCACGCGATGACCGCCGCCGTCACCGTCGGCACGCTGCTGTGGCTGCTGCGACGGCACGGCGTGAGCGGTCCGCTGTGGCGTGTCGCGCTGGTGGTGGGGGTGGTGTCGGTGCTCGGCGTCGGGTTCACCCGGGTCTGGCTGGGGGTGCACTGGAGTTCGGACGTGGTGGCCGGCTGGCTGTTCGGAGCGTGTCTGGTGGCCCTGTCCGTCGCGACTTACGAAGGACGGGCCTTGTCCCGGTGGTGGTGA
- a CDS encoding HAD-IA family hydrolase, producing MKIKGVLFDFSGTLFRIESAGSWLRSALDELSVAVPPAEVRRYAVQLAVAGALPGGPSPQEVPSELAGLWATRDESAELHRAAYTGLARQVALPDPRLYDALYERHRTPDAWRPYADTAEVLGTLKREGIGVGVISNIGWDLRPVFRAHAMDDLVDAYVLSYEHGIQKPDVRLFGAACEAIGQDPRDVLMVGDDREADGGAAELGCAVHFVDHLPVEERPAGLRPVLALTR from the coding sequence ATGAAGATCAAGGGTGTGCTTTTCGACTTCTCAGGGACTCTGTTCCGCATCGAATCGGCCGGCTCCTGGCTCCGGTCCGCACTCGACGAATTGAGCGTTGCGGTGCCGCCCGCCGAGGTCCGGCGGTACGCGGTCCAGCTCGCCGTGGCGGGGGCACTGCCCGGCGGTCCCTCGCCGCAGGAGGTTCCGTCGGAGCTGGCCGGGCTGTGGGCGACACGTGACGAGAGCGCCGAGCTGCACAGGGCCGCGTACACGGGTCTGGCCCGGCAGGTCGCGCTCCCGGACCCGCGGCTGTACGACGCGCTCTACGAGCGCCACCGGACGCCGGACGCCTGGCGCCCGTACGCCGACACGGCGGAAGTTCTCGGCACCCTCAAGCGCGAGGGCATCGGCGTCGGCGTGATCAGCAACATCGGCTGGGACCTGCGTCCGGTCTTCCGCGCCCACGCCATGGACGACCTCGTGGACGCCTACGTGCTGTCGTACGAGCACGGCATCCAGAAACCGGACGTACGCCTCTTCGGCGCCGCTTGTGAGGCCATCGGGCAGGATCCGCGCGATGTGCTGATGGTCGGGGACGACCGGGAGGCCGACGGCGGCGCGGCCGAACTGGGCTGTGCGGTGCACTTCGTCGACCATCTGCCGGTGGAGGAGCGCCCGGCGGGCCTGCGGCCCGTTCTCGCCCTCACACGCTGA